The Lycium ferocissimum isolate CSIRO_LF1 chromosome 1, AGI_CSIRO_Lferr_CH_V1, whole genome shotgun sequence genome includes a region encoding these proteins:
- the LOC132060942 gene encoding F-box protein At2g14710-like, whose amino-acid sequence MDYGTRWLEIANEHVELALYLQNVYRRQQLLEEAELSKDYSKNGDLPLISICLDSLYFSSLKCQEEENERPPAFEDDKSIFSCDILFGILVWLPVKSLLRFQSVSKPWNAIISDNEFKKTHRDQSKALGREKLLLDHMWKGVFEFRDLESSQLILMEKQKFPLKNPVADKHYVLWNPSTGKYRALSCPDNHLYYNDKPRNVSAYGLCYESSVGDYKTTKTSFPCPVLPVGGNCGSSGISTEGCVFWSLNRRKPFIDKASTIIYFDVKSNEVEKLPTPDLVGEKDFFRLTSLKGCLSLYGGRIERKQLDIWIMEQDGSWK is encoded by the exons ATGGATTATGGAACAAGATGGCTGGAAATTGCTAATGAACATGTGGAACTTGCCCTCTATTTGCAAAACGTTTATAGAAG GCAACAATTGCTTGAAGAAGCTGAATTATCCAAAGATTACTCCAAGAACGGGGATCTTCCCCTAATTTCAATATGTTTGGATAGTTTATATTTTTCGAGTCTCAAATGTCAAGAGGAAGAGAATGAGAGGCCACCTGCCTTTGAAGATGATAAGTCCATATTTTCATGTGATATCTTATTTGGTATACTCGTTTGGCTACCCGTTAAGTCTTTGCTTCGTTTTCAGTCAGTTTCAAAACCATGGAATGCTATAATCTCCGACAatgaattcaagaaaactcATCGCGATCAATCTAAAGCTTTGGGCCGTGAAAAGCTGCTGCTGGATCACATGTGGAAGGGTGTTTTCGAGTTTAGAGACCTGGAAAGTTCACAATTAATTTTGATGGAAAAGCAAAAGTTTCCTCTAAAA AACCCTGTGGCCGACAAACACTATGTTTTGTGGAATCCATCTACTGGAAAATATCGAGCTCTTTCATGTCCCGATAATCATTTGTATTACAATGACAAACCTCGAAATGTGAGTGCTTATGGGTTGTGCTATGAATCTAGTGTCGGTGATTACAAG ACAACAAAAACAAGTTTCCCTTGTCCAGTACTACCAGTAGGAGGTAATTGTGGCTCTTCGGGAATTAGCACTGAAGGTTGTGTATTTTGGTCTCTGAATAGGCGAAAACCATTTATCGATAAAGCTTCTACAATCATATACTTTGACGTAAAGTCAAATGAAGTGGAAAAGCTTCCAACACCTGATCTTGTGGGTGAGAAGGACTTCTTTCGTTTGACTAGTTTGAAAGGTTGTCTTAGTTTATATGGCGGCAGAATTGAAAGGAAACAATTGGACATATGGATT